One part of the Vibrio hyugaensis genome encodes these proteins:
- a CDS encoding transcriptional regulator yields the protein MNNSATYLLAALREKIKEKGICYSDLSAGMGIPLSTIKRQLHNTSLGLDKILSYATHLDTDLVELSMRGKQLQQENEQFITDINSEIFHQYPYLFDFLYLLRRKEWSPQDIASKYQLTHTSITLYFRALEMMDYIELKGDDQYRFKDQGRFIFEEGSKLDTLFAKRFRDEVFSHDVRPPICMGRIAITEEQEEKLANEVYNKLIEFDVQNKSGEGSKRLRNVLMTYTPGNQIFLSDTILNIDGELLKAISMANEK from the coding sequence ATGAATAATTCTGCAACGTATTTACTTGCTGCTCTACGAGAAAAAATTAAAGAGAAAGGGATTTGTTATTCCGATCTCTCTGCTGGAATGGGGATTCCTCTATCAACCATTAAGAGACAGTTACACAATACGTCTTTAGGGTTGGACAAAATACTCTCGTATGCCACTCATTTAGATACTGACTTAGTCGAATTGTCCATGCGTGGTAAACAGCTGCAACAAGAAAACGAGCAATTTATCACCGACATTAACAGTGAAATATTTCACCAGTATCCGTACCTATTTGATTTCTTGTATTTATTACGTCGGAAGGAATGGTCTCCGCAAGATATTGCGAGTAAATACCAATTGACCCATACCTCGATCACCCTTTATTTCCGCGCATTGGAAATGATGGATTACATCGAGCTAAAAGGTGATGACCAATACCGCTTTAAAGACCAAGGTCGCTTTATTTTCGAAGAAGGCTCCAAGCTCGATACTTTGTTTGCTAAGCGCTTTCGAGATGAAGTGTTTAGCCATGATGTGCGACCACCGATTTGCATGGGACGCATTGCTATCACTGAAGAGCAGGAAGAGAAACTGGCGAATGAGGTGTACAACAAACTGATAGAGTTTGATGTGCAAAACAAGAGCGGAGAAGGCAGTAAGCGACTGAGAAACGTCTTAATGACTTACACGCCGGGCAATCAGATATTCCTTTCGGATACGATTCTGAATATTGACGGTGAATTATTAAAAGCCATCTCGATGGCGAATGAAAAATAG
- the ygjK gene encoding alpha-glucosidase yields the protein MHFKTSLCAIAVGVALTLSGCNSSDNDSNVEAPLKAAEFHNTIDRAGVPVALRDLHGGHLRYIPMFDNGSWHGHTLDTQGGEITLGGTALLTEEYVSFMAARFDRLTLMVDGEAMPLELTDAYSQPGALIQEYTGDNGITAELEMRFVTDRTSLVKTTIKNPNKLALQGEWDGELMQDYRADDGELYKNSDSTVRSVEDAYPTYSREIAATENGVEVSFGAVRASWSLLTSGDSKFEVTRSIKPETSTIDDDKKGFVQTAELGNGEEITLYTAYTHVQNTEEQASEFAKLDDVMADPKGYMHDSAMRWEEYLENGLTNDAASKEHEFVAVKAMETLSANWRGAAGAIDHDTVTPSVTAPYFSGNMTWPWDTWKQAYAMAHFNPDVAMENIRTVFQYQVQSDDPVRPWDEGYLLDVVTYNLPAERWEGMSAEYKKVFPLATDGLNWNERNTKPSLAAWAVWEVYTALKDEHNRPEEAKQWLEEMYPKLVAFHDWWLRARDTNKNGIPEYGAAKDPIHTVFEDDVNDGSWGADASVDDMKFQYKDEANGDKWIKETGIEKYNQLLTSGDYTAMSIPAKVAAGWESGRDNAGVFGFIDTIDNLQGMSELPTQDEAKVIDQMGRYAHNTNGFDNTYDMVMGEDGSVVTYRDDSPENMDKLALAKKDWEVKFNENTNDANKLSGYSLMQESVDQASYWYSDNLFLSQIAEVLGKADKAAEFAAKAADTKEYINRCMYDDTTGFYYDIEVVPNGLSNQCAGPMLVKRGMGPEGWSPLFNNAATQEHADKVVKNMLDTSKFNSPKIPLGTASMDNPAYGPDIYWRGRVWLDQFYFGVRGMDNYGYGVEARQMVDKLFQNAQGLTETTPIQENYNPETGAVQGANNFSWSAAHLYMLYNGFVGK from the coding sequence ATGCACTTTAAGACTTCTTTATGTGCGATTGCTGTCGGGGTTGCTCTAACACTTAGTGGATGCAACAGTAGTGATAATGACTCGAATGTGGAAGCGCCACTGAAAGCGGCTGAATTCCACAACACCATTGACCGTGCAGGTGTGCCAGTGGCACTGCGCGATCTTCATGGTGGTCACCTTCGCTACATTCCTATGTTCGATAACGGTTCTTGGCATGGCCACACGCTAGACACTCAAGGTGGTGAAATCACCCTAGGTGGTACAGCGTTGCTAACTGAAGAATACGTGTCATTCATGGCTGCACGTTTCGACCGTCTAACACTGATGGTTGACGGTGAAGCGATGCCGCTTGAGCTAACAGACGCTTACTCGCAGCCAGGCGCGCTGATTCAAGAGTACACAGGCGATAACGGCATCACTGCCGAACTTGAAATGCGCTTTGTTACCGACCGTACGTCTCTTGTTAAAACCACCATCAAGAACCCGAACAAGCTGGCTCTTCAAGGCGAATGGGACGGTGAGTTGATGCAAGATTACCGCGCTGACGATGGTGAGCTATACAAAAACAGCGACAGCACAGTGCGCAGTGTTGAAGATGCATACCCTACTTACTCGCGTGAAATCGCAGCGACAGAAAACGGCGTAGAAGTGTCTTTTGGTGCGGTTCGCGCCTCTTGGTCTTTACTGACTTCAGGCGATTCTAAGTTTGAAGTAACACGCTCTATCAAGCCAGAAACGTCTACCATCGATGATGATAAGAAAGGCTTTGTCCAAACGGCTGAGCTTGGTAATGGCGAAGAAATCACGCTATACACGGCTTACACGCACGTGCAAAACACGGAAGAGCAAGCGTCTGAGTTTGCGAAGTTAGACGACGTGATGGCCGATCCGAAAGGCTACATGCACGATTCAGCAATGCGTTGGGAAGAGTACCTAGAAAACGGTCTAACCAACGATGCTGCTTCAAAAGAGCATGAATTCGTTGCAGTAAAAGCGATGGAAACACTGAGCGCGAACTGGCGTGGTGCAGCAGGTGCCATTGACCACGACACAGTAACACCATCAGTAACTGCGCCTTACTTCTCTGGCAACATGACTTGGCCGTGGGATACGTGGAAACAAGCGTACGCAATGGCTCACTTCAACCCAGATGTGGCGATGGAAAACATTCGTACTGTATTCCAATATCAAGTTCAGTCTGACGATCCTGTTCGCCCTTGGGACGAAGGTTACTTGCTTGACGTAGTCACTTACAACTTACCGGCAGAACGTTGGGAAGGCATGTCTGCGGAATACAAAAAAGTGTTCCCACTGGCGACAGACGGTTTGAACTGGAACGAACGTAACACCAAACCATCTCTAGCTGCATGGGCAGTATGGGAAGTGTACACCGCGCTGAAGGACGAGCATAACCGTCCGGAAGAAGCGAAGCAGTGGCTAGAAGAGATGTATCCGAAGTTGGTGGCATTCCACGATTGGTGGCTACGTGCTCGCGATACAAACAAAAACGGCATCCCTGAATACGGTGCAGCAAAAGACCCAATTCACACTGTATTTGAAGATGATGTGAATGATGGTTCTTGGGGAGCAGATGCGTCTGTAGACGACATGAAGTTCCAGTACAAAGACGAAGCGAATGGCGACAAGTGGATCAAAGAGACTGGCATCGAGAAATACAACCAGTTGCTAACGTCCGGTGATTACACCGCGATGAGCATCCCTGCAAAAGTAGCTGCGGGTTGGGAATCTGGTCGTGATAACGCGGGTGTATTTGGCTTTATCGACACCATCGACAACCTACAAGGTATGTCTGAACTGCCGACACAAGACGAAGCTAAAGTGATCGACCAAATGGGTCGTTACGCACACAATACCAACGGATTCGACAACACCTACGACATGGTCATGGGTGAAGATGGCTCAGTGGTGACTTACCGTGATGATTCGCCAGAGAACATGGACAAACTGGCTCTAGCGAAGAAAGACTGGGAAGTGAAGTTCAACGAGAACACCAACGACGCGAACAAGTTGTCTGGCTACTCGCTGATGCAAGAATCGGTAGACCAAGCTTCTTACTGGTACTCAGACAACCTGTTCCTATCGCAAATTGCAGAAGTGCTAGGCAAAGCAGATAAAGCGGCAGAGTTCGCAGCGAAAGCCGCTGACACCAAAGAGTACATCAACCGTTGTATGTACGACGACACAACGGGCTTCTACTACGACATCGAAGTGGTACCAAATGGCCTTAGCAACCAGTGTGCGGGTCCAATGTTGGTGAAACGTGGCATGGGTCCAGAGGGTTGGTCTCCACTGTTTAACAACGCAGCGACGCAAGAACACGCGGACAAAGTGGTGAAAAACATGCTTGATACCAGCAAGTTCAACTCACCGAAGATCCCATTGGGTACGGCATCAATGGACAACCCTGCTTACGGTCCAGACATTTACTGGCGTGGTCGTGTGTGGCTAGATCAGTTCTACTTCGGCGTTCGTGGTATGGACAACTACG